The following DNA comes from Stigmatella erecta.
GGCGCCGGTGTACTCGGCGCGCTTGGCCTTCACCAGGGCGACGTAATAGAGCGCCTCGTGGTTGGAGGGCTCCCGGTTGAGCGCGAGCATGAGGTTCTTCTCCGCCCCCGCCAGGTCTCCCTTCTCGAAGAGCACCGCGCCCAGGGTGATGGGGATGTTGATCGACCGCGGGTCCTCTTCCTTGGCCTTCTCCAGCTCGACGACCGCCTCGTCCAGCTGGCCCAGCCGCCAGAGCACCGTGCCGCGCTGCAGCCGCCCGTCCTTGAGCAGGAACGGGTCCAGCTCCAGGGCCCGCGTGGACTTGGCGCGCGCCGTCTCCAGGTCCCCGGTGAGCAGCGCCACGCGCGACAAGCCCAGCTGCGCATCGGCGAGGCTGGGGTTGAGCTCGGCGGCGCGCAGGAACTCCTCCTCGGCCAGCCGCACGTTGTTCTCCGCCAGCGCCAGCTCGCCCAGGCCCGCGCGCACGCCGGCGTCATTGGGGGCCTTCTTCGCGGCCTCCTCGAGCTGGGTGCGGGCATCGCCCGTGCGGCGCAGGCGCAGGTAGAAGCGGCCCAGGTAGAGGTTCGCCTCGAAGAGGCTCGGGTCCTCCTTGATGGCGCGCTGGTAGTGCCCCTCGGCGGAGGCGATCTGGTCGCGCGAGTCGTCGATGCGGCCGAACAGCAGCGCGATGCGCGCGTCGTTGGTGAAGCGGGCATTGGCCGCCTCCACCGCCTTGAGCGCGTCGCTCATCTTGCCGAGCATCACCAGCGAGGTGATGTAGCCCTCCGCGTACTCGATGACGCCGCCCTCCTCCTTGGCGGCCTCCTCGTACAGGGGCAGGGCGCCGGCGAAGTCCCGGTTGGCCCGCAGCACCCGGGCCAGCTGGGCCTTGATGAAGGTGGAGTTCGGGTCCTTCTGCAGCGAGTCCTTCAGCTCCGTCTCGGCCTCCTTGAAGCGGAACAGCCCGGCGAGCGCCACGCCCTTGAGGCTGCGGGCGCGGGCGATCTCCGCGGGCCCCAGCCCCGTGAGCGCCTTCTCGTCGAGCGCCTGCTCCACGGCCTGGAGGCCCTTGGCGGCATCCCCCTTGCGCAGCAGCAGCTCCACTGCGGCCAGCTCCACCGCGGAGATGGCGTGGGTGGGGTCCGCCTGGAGCGCCTGCTCGTAGGCCTTGACGGCCTCATCCGGGCGGTTCGCGTCCCGGTGGAGGTTGCCCAGCATGTGGTAGGCCTTGGCGGAGTCCTTGTGGCTCTTGAGGACCTGCTCCAGGGTGGCGATGGCTTCCTTCTCCTGGCGCTTGAGGCCCTGGGCCTCGGCCAGGAGGAAGGCCAGCTCCATGTCCTGGGCGTTGGCATCGCGGCTGCGCGCGTCCTTCAGCGTGGCCAGCGTCTCGTCCGGAAGGCGCCGGGCCAGGGCCGAGCCCGCGAAGGCCTTGATGACCTCCAGGTTCTTGTCCCCCAGCAGCTCCAGGTCCTCCTTCGCCGCCTGGCAGCGGGCGGTGTCCTTCCCCTCCGAGGCGGCGTAGCGGCGCTGCAGGTAGAAGATGGACTGGCACCAGAGCGCGCGCACCTCCGGGTACTCCTTGGTGGCGAGCACCTTGGCGCTCAAGTCCCGGGCCTGCTGGTAGCTGGCGAAGGTGTCCTTGAGCAGCTCCTGGCGCGCCTTCTCCACGTCCGCCGCGGCGGTGGAGCCCGACGAGACGGTGGGCGGGAACAGCTTGCGGTGGCCGAAGGCCCCGTAGCGCGTGAAGTGGAAGCTGAAGCCGATGGAGAGCAGGACAGTGGCCACGCCTCCGGCGACGAGGAAGGGCACGCGCTTGCGCCACTTCTCGTACGTGCCGCTGCGGTCCACGACGGACACCGCGGCCATGCGGCCCTCGTACAGCTGGTTCATCCGGTCCAGCGTGACGGCGGGGCTCGAGGCCGGGGCCGCGTCCGGCCGGGAGGCCTCCACCACGGCGCCCGCGGGGGCCACGGGGCCCTTCACCGCGGGGCCCTCCATCAGCTTCTGGATGGCCGAGGCGAACGCCGCCACCGTGCCGATGGGCGCCCAGTTCTCTGAGTCCTCGGAGACGTCCTCGTTGCCCAGGAGCTGGCCGTCCTCGAGCATCTTGACGATGACGCCTTCCTCGAAGGGGCCGAACACCTTGCCCGAGCGGCGCCGGACGTGGAAGCGCTTCACCTTGCCCGAGGGCTTGGCGCCGTTCTCCTTGGCCGCGGTGTCGATGAAGCTGAGCATCTCCAGCCCGTCCGCGCTGCCGGTGGAAGGCGGGGGCGGCAGGGGCGCGGAGAGGTCCACCTCGAGGTCATCCGAGGCGGGGCTCGGCGCCGTCGGGTCGAACTCGAGCGAGTCGGCCGAGGCCCCCGCGGACGGAGGCCCTGCCGGGGGCAAGTCGTCGAAGCTGACGTCGCCGAAGTCGGTGCCCACGTCGGGCGCCATGTTCATGCCCTGGGCCGGGGCGGCCGGGGGCGGCTGGCTGGAGAAGTCGAGGCTGAAGTCCGCCGAGGCCACGGGCGCCGGGGTCGAGAGATCCACCGCGAACGGGTCCGGCTCGGTGCCGGCCGCCGGGGCAGGGGGCTCGGTGAACTCGAACCCCGTGGCGCTCTGCGGCTCGGAGACCTCCATGGAGGGGAAGTCCATGCCCGCGTCCGGGGGCGGGGCCAGGGCGAAGGCATCCCCGGCCGGAGGCGGGGGCAGGGCGAACGGGTCCTCCGGAGGGGGCAGGGCGAACGGGTCCTCTTCGGGCGCCGCGGGCGGGGGCGGCAGGGCGAACGGGTCCTCCTCGGGCAGGACCGTCTGCTGCGCGTAGCCGTGCTCCTCGCCGGAGGGCGGCGGCAGGGCGAACGGATCCTCCGCGGCCTCCGCGCCCGGCAGGGGGATGGCCGTATCGAAGGACATCGGCTCCGGGGGCGGCGCGAACGCCTGGGGCGCGGCGGTGCCCGGCAGGGGAATGGCCGACGGGTCGTAGGCGCCGAACGGATCGTCCTGCACCGCGCCCGGATCAAAGCTGTACGCGGGGGCCGCGGGGGGCGGAGGCTCGTTCGAGAAGTCGAAGGCATGGTCCGGCTCCGGCACCCCGCCGTAAGCGGGCGCGGCCGGCACGGTGTCCCGGAAGGCCGCGCTGGGCAGCGACGCCAGGGACATGACGCGGGTGGACTCCTCCTGCTCGGGCGGGTGGAAGTCCTCGCTGTTATAGCCCGCGAAGGGGTCCGCGGCGGCCGCGCCGGGCAGCGGAATGGCCGTGGGCACCGGCATGGCGACGGCGCCGGGCAGCGGAATGGCCGTGGGCACCGGCATGGCGACGGCGCCGGGCAGCGGAATGGCCACCGGGGGCTGCAACGCGTCCGCGGGCTTGATGGGGAAGGTGGCCTGGCACTTGGCGCACTTCAGCTTGGCTCCGCCGGCGGGGATCCGCTTGTCATCGATGTTGTAGTTCGTCTGGCAAGACGGGCACGAGACTTTCATGGATTTCCTTCGAGAACCTTTTGGCGCGAGCGCCCGCGGGCGGGTCCGGATCCATCCCGCGACGCGCGCACGCTATCAGAGGGCTTTCCACGGCGGAAAGAAGGCGAACGTGTGGGCGGCCGGATGCCCTTGGCCTCCCGGAGAGGGGGCAGGGAGCCGGGTGCCCGGTGCGCGCGGGGCGAACGGGTTTTGCCCACCTTGCCGCGAGAGGTGGTAGACCCTTCCGCCATGGATCCCACCGTCATTCTCGGCGCGGGCCTGGCGGGCCTCTCCGCCGCCCATTTTCTCCAGCGCCCCTG
Coding sequences within:
- a CDS encoding tetratricopeptide repeat protein, whose protein sequence is MKVSCPSCQTNYNIDDKRIPAGGAKLKCAKCQATFPIKPADALQPPVAIPLPGAVAMPVPTAIPLPGAVAMPVPTAIPLPGAAAADPFAGYNSEDFHPPEQEESTRVMSLASLPSAAFRDTVPAAPAYGGVPEPDHAFDFSNEPPPPAAPAYSFDPGAVQDDPFGAYDPSAIPLPGTAAPQAFAPPPEPMSFDTAIPLPGAEAAEDPFALPPPSGEEHGYAQQTVLPEEDPFALPPPPAAPEEDPFALPPPEDPFALPPPPAGDAFALAPPPDAGMDFPSMEVSEPQSATGFEFTEPPAPAAGTEPDPFAVDLSTPAPVASADFSLDFSSQPPPAAPAQGMNMAPDVGTDFGDVSFDDLPPAGPPSAGASADSLEFDPTAPSPASDDLEVDLSAPLPPPPSTGSADGLEMLSFIDTAAKENGAKPSGKVKRFHVRRRSGKVFGPFEEGVIVKMLEDGQLLGNEDVSEDSENWAPIGTVAAFASAIQKLMEGPAVKGPVAPAGAVVEASRPDAAPASSPAVTLDRMNQLYEGRMAAVSVVDRSGTYEKWRKRVPFLVAGGVATVLLSIGFSFHFTRYGAFGHRKLFPPTVSSGSTAAADVEKARQELLKDTFASYQQARDLSAKVLATKEYPEVRALWCQSIFYLQRRYAASEGKDTARCQAAKEDLELLGDKNLEVIKAFAGSALARRLPDETLATLKDARSRDANAQDMELAFLLAEAQGLKRQEKEAIATLEQVLKSHKDSAKAYHMLGNLHRDANRPDEAVKAYEQALQADPTHAISAVELAAVELLLRKGDAAKGLQAVEQALDEKALTGLGPAEIARARSLKGVALAGLFRFKEAETELKDSLQKDPNSTFIKAQLARVLRANRDFAGALPLYEEAAKEEGGVIEYAEGYITSLVMLGKMSDALKAVEAANARFTNDARIALLFGRIDDSRDQIASAEGHYQRAIKEDPSLFEANLYLGRFYLRLRRTGDARTQLEEAAKKAPNDAGVRAGLGELALAENNVRLAEEEFLRAAELNPSLADAQLGLSRVALLTGDLETARAKSTRALELDPFLLKDGRLQRGTVLWRLGQLDEAVVELEKAKEEDPRSINIPITLGAVLFEKGDLAGAEKNLMLALNREPSNHEALYYVALVKAKRAEYTGAVDQMKSAVEKAPHRADYHYALGNIYRDADRLPEAIVEWKETIKRDPNHADTYEQLGKAYLETNNTGEAIPAFESALAADPKRKRVLGAIGDVYFSEGRWDEAIRRYEKALKEAPDLTYIYYKIGRAWSEREQPGRAIDWYKKAVTAEPNNAMAQYYLGFAYKAKGRRKEATAAFQQYLSLKPNAEDKRDIEDEIAALE